From one Brevundimonas sp. PAMC22021 genomic stretch:
- the virB11 gene encoding P-type DNA transfer ATPase VirB11, with protein sequence MDDTSVLDHYLAPLRPFLEPETVTEVVVNRPGEVGVEADGVWRWAEAPDLTEAWLRTLAVAAAAYTRQDVSPEQPICSTTLPGDIRCQIVLPPAVADGGLSLTLRKPSRRRLGLVEFAAAGLFDQVADARAETADPVDAELTRLRQIGDWPGFLTLAVTARRNILISGATGSGKTTLAKGLIALIPDHERLLTIEDTREFVTPHRNVVHLVYSKDGQGLARIGPKQLLESALRMRPDRILLQELRDGTAFFYLRNVNSGHPGSITTVHADSAALAFEQLTLLVRESEGGRDLPREDIRALLHLLVDVVVQMKKVDGRFRVTEIWHDPLRKRQPGD encoded by the coding sequence ATGGACGACACCTCCGTCCTCGATCACTACCTCGCGCCGCTGCGCCCCTTTCTGGAACCGGAGACGGTGACGGAGGTCGTCGTCAACCGCCCCGGCGAGGTCGGGGTCGAGGCCGACGGCGTCTGGCGCTGGGCCGAGGCGCCGGACTTGACCGAGGCCTGGCTGCGCACCCTCGCGGTCGCGGCCGCCGCCTACACCCGACAGGACGTCAGCCCCGAACAGCCGATCTGCTCGACCACCCTGCCCGGCGACATCCGTTGCCAGATCGTGCTGCCGCCGGCGGTCGCCGACGGCGGCCTGTCCTTGACCCTGAGAAAGCCGTCGCGGCGACGCCTCGGCCTGGTAGAGTTCGCGGCGGCCGGCCTGTTCGACCAGGTCGCCGACGCCCGTGCCGAGACCGCCGATCCCGTCGACGCCGAGCTGACGCGCCTGCGCCAGATCGGCGACTGGCCGGGCTTCCTCACCCTGGCCGTCACCGCTCGCCGCAACATCCTCATCTCGGGCGCCACCGGCTCGGGCAAGACCACCTTGGCCAAGGGTCTGATCGCCCTCATCCCCGATCACGAGCGTCTGCTGACGATCGAGGACACCCGCGAGTTCGTGACGCCCCACCGCAACGTCGTCCATCTGGTCTATTCCAAGGACGGCCAAGGTCTGGCCCGGATCGGCCCCAAACAGCTTCTGGAAAGCGCCCTGCGCATGCGGCCGGACCGCATCCTGCTGCAGGAGCTTCGCGACGGCACGGCCTTCTTCTACCTGCGCAACGTCAACTCGGGGCATCCCGGTTCGATCACCACCGTGCACGCGGATTCGGCCGCCCTCGCCTTCGAGCAACTGACCTTGCTGGTGCGGGAATCCGAAGGCGGGCGCGATCTGCCGCGCGAGGACATCCGCGCCCTGTTGCACCTGCTCGTCGATGTCGTCGTCCAGATGAAGAAGGTCGACGGCCGGTTCCGTGTGACGGAGATCTGGCATGACCCGCTTCGCAAGCGCCAGCCCGGCGACTAG
- the virB10 gene encoding type IV secretion system protein VirB10, which translates to MTGAAPTPPDESPSPASTAADRGVSPIAGRFGGPRGKMITLAALAAGCGVFLIASWDRGDRDADRPTTRDEPPRQTAPFEPARRAPPPLLSDPVVDPEAPGLDDGPSIPPIEAGPEGAPRSGPSPAEERRALAESARRAPVLVYSRAGGAAVPPPAPAPGAPAGPQTALDQLRQVTPVGQARAGRLTDRNLLITAGTSVPCVLQTAMDSTTPGYVTCVLSRDAWSDNGAVVLMERGTRVLGEYRGGLQQGRRRLFVLWTRAVTPTGVAVALASPAADALGRSGFDGVVDTRFWDRFGGALLLSIVDHGVYAAVGREDGGATARLPSDAAGVALQGSVDIPPTLRKGQGAEVSIFVAQDLDFSGVYQLRSR; encoded by the coding sequence ATGACCGGGGCCGCGCCGACGCCTCCGGACGAGAGTCCGTCCCCGGCCTCGACGGCGGCGGACCGCGGCGTCTCGCCGATCGCCGGACGGTTCGGCGGGCCGCGCGGCAAGATGATCACCCTCGCCGCGCTCGCCGCCGGGTGCGGCGTCTTCCTGATCGCGAGCTGGGATCGGGGCGACCGCGACGCCGATCGTCCGACGACACGCGATGAGCCGCCGCGGCAGACCGCGCCGTTCGAGCCCGCGCGACGGGCTCCGCCGCCGCTGCTCAGCGATCCGGTCGTCGATCCGGAGGCCCCCGGGCTCGACGACGGGCCTTCCATTCCGCCGATCGAGGCCGGACCTGAAGGCGCGCCCCGTTCCGGTCCGTCGCCTGCGGAGGAACGGCGCGCCTTGGCCGAAAGCGCGCGGCGGGCTCCGGTGCTGGTCTACAGCCGGGCCGGCGGGGCCGCGGTTCCTCCGCCAGCTCCGGCGCCCGGCGCGCCCGCGGGACCGCAAACCGCCCTGGACCAGCTCCGTCAGGTCACCCCGGTCGGTCAGGCCCGCGCGGGCCGCCTTACCGACCGCAACCTGCTGATCACGGCCGGGACCAGCGTCCCCTGCGTGCTGCAGACGGCCATGGACAGCACCACGCCGGGCTATGTGACCTGCGTCCTGTCCCGCGACGCCTGGTCCGACAACGGCGCCGTGGTGTTGATGGAGCGCGGCACCCGGGTTCTCGGCGAGTATCGCGGCGGCCTCCAGCAAGGCCGGCGCCGGCTGTTCGTCCTCTGGACCCGGGCGGTGACGCCCACGGGCGTCGCCGTCGCCCTCGCCTCGCCGGCCGCCGACGCGCTCGGCCGATCCGGCTTCGACGGGGTGGTCGACACCCGCTTCTGGGATCGGTTCGGGGGTGCCCTTCTGCTGTCGATCGTCGATCACGGCGTCTACGCCGCCGTGGGCCGCGAGGACGGCGGCGCGACCGCCCGCCTCCCGTCCGACGCGGCCGGGGTCGCCCTCCAGGGCTCGGTCGACATCCCGCCGACGCTGCGCAAGGGCCAGGGCGCGGAGGTATCGATCTTCGTCGCCCAGGATCTGGATTTCTCCGGCGTCTATCAGCTGCGGTCGCGGTGA
- a CDS encoding DUF6088 family protein, whose protein sequence is MQVLAEQIMERVRALPEGAPVAAKGLLHLGSRAAVDQALSRLVRRGRLVRAGRGVYMRPLESRFGSRTPSVETVVRAVSEQRGEVVASNGAAAANALGLTTQVPIRMVYLTNGKSRLLNVGKQTVEFKHAPAWQLLLADRPAGEAVRALAWLGPEKAPTALETLKRKLGPAAFGELVSVGPRLPTWLARSVSQAAHV, encoded by the coding sequence ATGCAAGTCCTTGCTGAACAGATCATGGAGCGCGTCCGGGCCCTGCCGGAGGGCGCGCCGGTCGCCGCCAAGGGGCTGCTCCATCTGGGCAGCCGCGCGGCGGTGGATCAGGCCCTGTCGCGCCTCGTGCGACGGGGGCGGCTCGTGCGCGCCGGGCGCGGCGTCTACATGCGTCCGCTGGAAAGCCGCTTCGGATCGCGGACGCCTTCGGTGGAAACGGTCGTGCGCGCGGTGAGCGAGCAGCGCGGCGAGGTCGTCGCCTCCAACGGGGCGGCGGCGGCCAACGCCCTGGGCCTGACCACCCAGGTGCCGATCCGCATGGTCTATCTGACCAACGGCAAGAGCCGGCTCCTCAACGTTGGCAAGCAGACGGTGGAGTTCAAACATGCGCCGGCATGGCAGCTGCTCCTGGCTGATCGTCCGGCCGGCGAAGCGGTTCGCGCCCTGGCCTGGCTGGGGCCGGAGAAGGCCCCGACGGCGCTGGAGACCCTGAAGCGAAAGCTGGGACCCGCCGCCTTCGGCGAACTGGTGTCCGTCGGACCGCGTCTGCCCACCTGGCTGGCGCGGTCGGTCAGCCAGGCGGCGCATGTCTGA
- a CDS encoding LPD7 domain-containing protein — MTPSEPAPAVNRLRPAPGAPGRSTAKGDVPDAVLDRYLVERDLRGRAERFFRDHRAPAPMFRDRGGSLTSTQAYPDAVIDMLKIARHRGWERIQVSGDPAFRREVWIQAQSLGLEVHGHRPRDRDRQAAGIDRASSQKPLQDPLAERLARAAVVVARLIPDPAIQAKLLEAAWARAGRARPTERDTMRDRERRR, encoded by the coding sequence ATGACCCCGTCAGAGCCCGCTCCGGCGGTCAACCGCCTGCGGCCCGCGCCCGGCGCACCCGGCCGCTCCACCGCCAAGGGCGACGTTCCGGACGCGGTGCTCGACCGCTATCTGGTCGAGCGCGATCTCAGGGGCCGGGCGGAGCGGTTCTTCCGGGATCATCGTGCGCCCGCGCCGATGTTCCGCGACCGGGGTGGATCGCTCACCTCGACCCAGGCCTATCCCGACGCCGTCATCGACATGCTCAAGATCGCGCGGCACCGCGGCTGGGAGCGGATACAGGTCTCTGGCGACCCAGCCTTCCGGCGCGAGGTCTGGATACAGGCCCAGAGCCTGGGTCTGGAGGTCCACGGCCATCGGCCCAGGGACCGCGATCGCCAGGCGGCCGGAATCGACCGGGCTTCCTCCCAGAAGCCCCTCCAGGATCCGCTCGCCGAGCGGCTCGCCCGCGCGGCCGTGGTGGTGGCCCGTCTCATCCCCGATCCCGCCATCCAAGCCAAGCTGCTGGAGGCCGCCTGGGCGCGCGCCGGCCGCGCGCGTCCGACGGAACGGGACACGATGCGCGACCGCGAGCGGCGGCGCTAG
- a CDS encoding type IV secretory system conjugative DNA transfer family protein, with protein sequence MTRFASASPATRGALIATAGLAAAAVLGVLTVTIALIGLGRFSGDIDPTRVPGWLWYYRHDPELRRWLAVGLSCAGLVGGILIVAVLLHQRRPLHGAARWASAAEQRHAGLSSRRGVVLGRADGAFLIADGPEHVMLYAPTRTGKGVGVVIPNLLAWPDSVVVLDIKRENYVATAGYRAEAGQTVHLFDPLASDGRTARFNPLAHIDRADPIQVLDELQRMAAMLFPVHDRADPFWAEASRTGFIGVGGYVAATPDRPFTLGEIFRQLTAGDARARLPRIVAARAREGRPLPGPVVAALTDFTSSSENTFASVRQSITTRMGLWLNPRIDAATSVSDFDLRDLRRGDLSLYLGATPDNMLRIQPLYALLFQQLVDLNSRSLPAPADRPTLVLLDEFARLGPAPVLAHAFAWVAGYGLRLLAVLQSPSQLRALYGPDLAEDVMTNCGIEIVFAPKELRIARELSERLGYYTTDGRSRSRPAGLARGRRSTTVSDQRRALMLPQELMQLPQTALIVLKAGLPPVRGRKIAYWRDRIFQRRLRPAPTPAPTVEAPVVPPALEEDPMDFDVIARAFAAEGLPPPPPDADETDVAAWLDRVVDATPPEREP encoded by the coding sequence ATGACCCGCTTCGCAAGCGCCAGCCCGGCGACTAGGGGGGCGCTGATCGCCACCGCGGGCCTCGCCGCCGCCGCAGTCCTGGGCGTTCTCACCGTGACCATCGCCCTCATCGGCCTGGGTCGGTTCTCCGGCGATATCGACCCGACGCGCGTCCCCGGCTGGCTCTGGTACTACCGTCACGATCCCGAGTTGCGGCGCTGGCTGGCCGTGGGCCTGTCATGCGCGGGTCTGGTCGGCGGGATCCTGATCGTCGCCGTGCTGCTCCACCAGAGACGCCCGCTGCACGGCGCCGCCCGATGGGCGTCGGCGGCCGAACAGCGCCACGCCGGTCTGAGCTCGCGCCGCGGCGTGGTCCTGGGGCGGGCCGACGGCGCCTTCCTGATCGCCGACGGCCCCGAGCATGTGATGCTCTACGCCCCGACGCGCACCGGCAAGGGCGTCGGCGTGGTCATCCCGAACCTGCTTGCTTGGCCGGACTCGGTCGTGGTGCTGGACATCAAGCGCGAGAACTATGTCGCCACCGCCGGCTACCGCGCCGAGGCCGGCCAGACGGTCCATCTGTTCGATCCCCTGGCGTCGGACGGCCGAACCGCGCGGTTCAACCCCCTGGCCCACATCGACCGCGCCGATCCGATCCAGGTGCTGGACGAGCTTCAGCGCATGGCGGCGATGCTGTTTCCAGTCCATGACAGGGCCGATCCCTTCTGGGCCGAGGCGTCGCGCACTGGCTTCATCGGCGTGGGCGGCTATGTCGCCGCCACGCCCGATCGCCCCTTCACCCTCGGCGAGATCTTCCGCCAGCTCACCGCGGGCGACGCCCGTGCTCGGCTGCCCCGCATCGTCGCGGCGCGCGCGCGGGAGGGACGCCCTCTTCCGGGGCCCGTCGTCGCCGCCCTGACGGACTTCACCAGCTCCAGCGAGAACACCTTCGCCTCCGTGCGTCAGTCGATCACCACTCGCATGGGGCTGTGGCTCAACCCCCGGATCGACGCCGCCACCTCGGTCTCGGATTTCGACCTGCGCGACCTGCGCCGCGGCGATCTCTCCCTCTATCTGGGCGCCACGCCGGACAACATGCTGAGGATCCAGCCGCTCTATGCGCTGCTTTTTCAGCAGCTGGTCGATCTCAACAGCCGCAGCCTTCCCGCCCCCGCCGACCGTCCGACCCTCGTCCTGCTCGACGAATTCGCTCGCCTCGGCCCGGCGCCGGTGCTGGCCCACGCCTTCGCCTGGGTGGCGGGCTACGGACTGCGTCTGCTGGCCGTGCTTCAGAGTCCCTCCCAGCTCCGGGCGCTCTACGGACCCGATCTGGCAGAGGACGTGATGACCAATTGCGGCATCGAGATCGTCTTCGCGCCCAAGGAACTGAGGATCGCCCGGGAGCTCAGCGAACGGCTGGGCTATTATACGACGGACGGGCGAAGCCGCAGCCGGCCGGCCGGCCTCGCGCGCGGCCGACGCAGTACGACCGTGTCCGACCAGCGCCGGGCGCTGATGCTGCCCCAGGAGCTCATGCAGCTTCCGCAGACCGCCCTGATCGTCCTGAAGGCCGGTCTTCCGCCTGTTCGCGGCCGCAAGATCGCCTACTGGCGCGACCGGATTTTCCAGCGCCGTCTGCGTCCCGCTCCCACGCCCGCGCCGACGGTCGAAGCGCCGGTCGTCCCGCCCGCTCTCGAGGAGGATCCCATGGATTTCGACGTCATCGCCCGCGCCTTCGCCGCCGAAGGCCTTCCTCCGCCCCCGCCCGACGCGGATGAAACCGATGTGGCGGCCTGGCTCGACCGCGTCGTCGACGCCACCCCGCCGGAGCGCGAGCCATGA
- a CDS encoding ArdC family protein: MSRPNEPSRPDLYTRITHQIVAQLEAGVRPWSQPWAASESVSRPLRHDGTPYRGVNVVLLWGEAAARGFQSSTWMTFRQALALGAHVRKGEKGSTVVYADQLVRIDDDDAGEETTRRIPFLKAYTVFNVEQIEGLPASSAPAPAPVLNLGQRIARAETFFAATGADVRHGGGCAFYAPGPDFVQMPVFESFRDPEAYYATLGHELTHWTRHPARLDRDFGRRRHGDAGYAREELVAEIGAAFLCADLGLALEPREDHAAYVASWLEVLRDDKRFIFSAAAHAQRAVDFLHAAGEGG; encoded by the coding sequence ATGTCGCGCCCCAACGAACCCTCACGTCCCGACCTCTACACCCGCATCACCCACCAGATCGTCGCCCAGCTCGAAGCCGGCGTCCGGCCCTGGAGCCAGCCCTGGGCCGCATCCGAAAGCGTCAGCCGACCCCTCCGGCACGACGGCACGCCTTACCGCGGCGTCAACGTCGTCCTGCTGTGGGGCGAGGCCGCCGCCCGAGGCTTTCAGTCCTCCACCTGGATGACCTTCCGGCAGGCGCTGGCCCTGGGCGCTCATGTCCGCAAGGGCGAAAAGGGTTCCACCGTCGTCTACGCCGACCAGCTGGTCCGCATCGACGATGACGACGCCGGGGAGGAGACGACCCGACGCATTCCGTTCCTGAAGGCCTACACGGTCTTCAACGTCGAACAGATCGAGGGTCTCCCGGCCTCGTCCGCCCCGGCGCCCGCGCCGGTCCTGAACCTCGGTCAACGGATCGCCCGGGCCGAGACGTTCTTCGCCGCGACGGGCGCCGACGTCCGTCATGGCGGCGGCTGCGCCTTCTATGCGCCGGGACCGGACTTCGTGCAGATGCCGGTGTTCGAAAGCTTCCGCGATCCGGAAGCCTACTACGCGACGCTGGGCCACGAGCTGACGCACTGGACCAGGCACCCCGCTCGGCTCGACCGCGACTTCGGACGCCGCCGGCATGGAGACGCCGGCTACGCCCGGGAAGAACTGGTGGCCGAAATCGGCGCCGCCTTCCTCTGCGCCGACCTGGGGCTGGCTCTCGAGCCGCGCGAGGATCACGCCGCCTATGTCGCCTCATGGCTCGAGGTGCTGCGCGACGACAAGCGATTCATCTTCTCAGCCGCCGCCCACGCCCAGCGCGCCGTGGACTTTCTTCATGCGGCCGGCGAGGGCGGCTGA
- a CDS encoding TrbG/VirB9 family P-type conjugative transfer protein: MTRPLSALALIAGLVVLAAPAMAQTPPDPRIREVVYDPAAVYRIAGAFRTATQIVFSPEETIRHAAIGDSVAWEVAAEGSVLFLKPRERHQATNLLVVTERAGVIRHYAFELVARDPGDRAALAYQVRFRYPADDQAQAARALAVQAAAVEQRLIGLELDRGVLEGPRNLAWSAQGDAALQPSEVSDNGRVTVLRFPGVQALPALFEVAEDGSERLIPYDVRGEFVVVHGVARGLRLRRGSSVLCLFNDAFDPRGRGLGTGTASPVVDRAPVGDPS; this comes from the coding sequence ATGACACGTCCCCTGTCCGCCCTGGCGCTGATCGCCGGCCTGGTCGTCCTCGCCGCCCCGGCGATGGCGCAAACACCCCCCGATCCCCGGATCCGCGAGGTCGTCTACGACCCGGCGGCGGTCTACCGGATCGCCGGCGCCTTCCGGACGGCGACCCAGATCGTCTTCTCCCCCGAGGAGACCATCCGCCACGCCGCGATCGGCGACAGCGTCGCCTGGGAGGTGGCGGCAGAAGGCTCGGTTCTGTTCCTGAAGCCGCGCGAACGCCATCAGGCGACCAATCTGCTGGTGGTCACCGAGCGGGCCGGCGTCATCCGCCACTACGCCTTCGAACTGGTCGCGCGCGACCCTGGCGACCGCGCCGCCCTCGCCTATCAGGTGCGCTTCCGCTATCCGGCCGACGATCAGGCCCAGGCCGCCCGCGCCCTGGCCGTTCAGGCCGCGGCGGTCGAACAGCGCCTGATCGGCCTGGAGCTGGACCGCGGCGTTCTCGAAGGGCCGCGCAATCTGGCCTGGTCCGCCCAGGGCGATGCGGCCCTGCAGCCGAGCGAGGTCAGCGACAACGGCCGCGTCACCGTTCTACGCTTTCCAGGCGTGCAGGCCTTGCCGGCCCTGTTCGAGGTCGCCGAGGACGGCTCGGAGCGGCTCATCCCCTATGACGTGCGCGGCGAGTTCGTGGTCGTCCACGGGGTCGCGCGGGGCCTGCGGCTGAGGCGCGGGTCATCCGTCCTCTGCCTGTTCAACGACGCCTTCGATCCTCGCGGCAGGGGGCTGGGCACGGGCACGGCCTCGCCTGTCGTCGATCGGGCGCCCGTCGGAGATCCGTCATGA
- a CDS encoding MobC family plasmid mobilization relaxosome protein, producing the protein MDRLTLRVSPDLIRRFDAAAAGQGGRSRLLRRLMEGAAQASFPAPPEAVSAPRSGKLTLRLGETDLRLLEAEAAAVGLSRTQWSVALIRRRLRDRPQFSRPEALALIEVRRELRRIGVNINQIARALNTAVMEGQVLDLEMAQLGAFQAEIAAWVEALGEAFDGNLSYWAGRP; encoded by the coding sequence ATGGACCGCCTCACCCTTCGCGTCTCGCCCGATCTGATCCGCCGGTTCGACGCCGCGGCGGCGGGGCAGGGCGGGCGCTCGCGCTTGCTTCGCCGGCTCATGGAGGGGGCTGCGCAGGCGTCCTTTCCGGCGCCGCCGGAGGCGGTCAGCGCGCCCAGGTCGGGCAAGCTGACCCTGCGCCTCGGCGAGACCGACCTGCGTCTCCTGGAGGCCGAGGCCGCCGCCGTCGGGCTGTCGCGAACCCAATGGAGTGTCGCGCTCATCCGGCGGCGGTTGCGGGATCGTCCGCAGTTCAGCCGTCCCGAGGCCTTGGCGCTGATCGAGGTGCGGCGCGAGCTGCGGCGCATCGGCGTGAACATCAACCAGATCGCCCGCGCCCTGAACACGGCGGTGATGGAGGGGCAGGTGCTCGATCTGGAGATGGCCCAGCTCGGCGCCTTTCAGGCTGAGATCGCGGCCTGGGTGGAAGCGCTCGGCGAGGCCTTTGACGGCAACCTGTCCTATTGGGCCGGGCGGCCGTGA
- a CDS encoding DUF736 domain-containing protein has translation MATIGSFTQQADGSYSGSIKTLTLNVKAAQLRANDKTDDKAPDFRIFSGQTEFGAAWKKTSQQNRDYLSVKLDDPSFPAPIYASLVEIDGGHSLIWSR, from the coding sequence ATGGCCACCATCGGTTCCTTCACCCAGCAAGCGGACGGCAGCTACAGCGGTTCGATCAAGACCCTGACCCTCAACGTCAAGGCGGCCCAACTCCGGGCCAATGACAAGACCGACGACAAGGCTCCTGATTTCCGCATCTTCTCCGGCCAGACCGAGTTCGGCGCGGCCTGGAAGAAAACGAGCCAGCAGAACCGCGACTACCTGTCGGTCAAGCTCGACGATCCCAGCTTCCCGGCCCCGATCTACGCCTCGCTGGTCGAGATCGATGGCGGACACAGCCTGATCTGGTCCCGCTGA
- a CDS encoding nucleotidyl transferase AbiEii/AbiGii toxin family protein, with protein MSETFLQLSAEDRAEALAAAASASGRPSHLLEKDVWVVWALSALFEAPLGEGLVFKGGTSLSKAYDVIQRFSEDIDLTWDIRRLLPDLANAPEDPVPRTRAEERRWSRDVQRLLPLWVEGEVRPLLEARIAADGVGATVRIEGAKAFVDYAPTSTGTGYVSPSVMLEFGARATGEPSAPRPVVCDAAAHLQGVVFPTATPRVMAAERTFWEKATAAHVYCAQGRLRGDRFSRHWHDLSRLDAAGFAETAIADRAVAEAVARHKAMFFRETADGAEIDYGQAVTGGLRLKPEGASLEALGDDYRRMVEDGLLEADAEPFEALMETCAGLADRANAAAAR; from the coding sequence ATGTCTGAGACCTTCCTGCAGCTTTCGGCCGAGGACCGGGCCGAAGCCCTCGCGGCGGCGGCGTCGGCGTCCGGCCGGCCCTCCCATCTGCTCGAGAAGGATGTCTGGGTCGTCTGGGCCCTGAGCGCGCTGTTCGAGGCGCCCTTGGGCGAGGGGCTGGTCTTCAAGGGCGGGACGTCCCTGTCCAAGGCCTACGATGTCATCCAGCGGTTCTCGGAAGACATCGATCTGACCTGGGACATCCGTCGCCTGCTTCCCGATCTGGCCAATGCGCCCGAAGACCCGGTGCCGCGGACTCGCGCTGAGGAGCGGCGCTGGTCCCGGGACGTTCAGCGGCTGTTGCCGCTCTGGGTCGAGGGCGAGGTGCGGCCGCTTCTGGAGGCCCGGATCGCCGCAGACGGCGTCGGCGCCACGGTGCGGATCGAGGGCGCCAAGGCCTTCGTCGACTATGCGCCGACCAGCACCGGCACCGGCTATGTCTCGCCCAGCGTGATGCTCGAGTTCGGCGCGCGGGCGACCGGCGAGCCGAGCGCGCCGCGACCCGTGGTCTGCGATGCGGCGGCCCATCTGCAAGGCGTCGTCTTCCCGACCGCCACGCCGCGGGTGATGGCGGCCGAGCGGACCTTCTGGGAGAAGGCCACCGCCGCCCACGTCTATTGCGCGCAGGGACGACTGCGGGGCGATCGCTTCTCCCGGCATTGGCATGATCTGTCCCGACTGGACGCGGCCGGCTTCGCCGAGACCGCGATCGCGGATCGGGCGGTCGCCGAGGCGGTCGCGCGCCACAAGGCGATGTTCTTCCGCGAGACCGCCGACGGCGCGGAGATCGACTATGGACAGGCGGTCACGGGCGGCCTGCGTCTGAAGCCTGAAGGCGCCTCGCTGGAGGCCCTCGGGGACGACTACCGCCGGATGGTCGAGGACGGCCTGCTGGAGGCGGACGCCGAGCCCTTCGAGGCGCTGATGGAGACCTGCGCGGGGCTCGCGGACCGCGCCAACGCCGCGGCGGCCCGTTGA